Proteins co-encoded in one alpha proteobacterium HIMB5 genomic window:
- a CDS encoding folylpolyglutamate synthase/dihydrofolate synthase (TIGRFAM: folylpolyglutamate synthase/dihydrofolate synthase), whose product MKLQKILSRFQKLHKREIDLSLDRIKSLCQKLGNPQDKMRTISIVGTNGKFSTIAGMHSILKEANLKCNVYTSPDILKKNERYVFNNQELNDDELANLFDEVEEINGGETATIFEMLTACFFYKAAKYPENINLVESGLFHRFDATNVFKNNLASVVCACSNDHVDWLPENDRTIERIIYEKTSSLLNSNIIVAKQRDNETMECIKKTISKNQSNKYFFNEDFSFSNGENGFWYYEDKFGGLKLPTPNVLGEFQLENISTAIATLRVLDLGVTDDHIKKGITKIKSIARLQEIKSGKLKDIVRNNRLIVDGSHNQHGSEVLNEYLKTLNCKKHVILGMMANKEHEKYISYFKDISSFTVIDIPNQPNAIRGKDLLKKFENIPNIKYEESIEKAIRSIPLEEGDLIIITGSLYLAGEVLNLN is encoded by the coding sequence ATGAAACTCCAGAAGATACTCAGTCGCTTTCAAAAACTGCATAAACGTGAAATTGATCTAAGTTTAGATCGAATTAAATCTCTTTGTCAAAAGCTTGGAAATCCTCAAGATAAGATGAGAACAATTTCTATAGTCGGGACTAATGGTAAGTTTAGCACTATTGCTGGAATGCACTCTATTCTTAAAGAAGCAAATTTAAAATGTAATGTTTATACAAGTCCTGATATTCTAAAAAAAAATGAACGTTACGTATTTAATAATCAGGAATTAAATGATGATGAACTTGCAAATTTATTTGATGAAGTTGAAGAAATTAATGGTGGTGAAACTGCAACTATCTTTGAGATGCTCACTGCATGCTTTTTTTATAAGGCAGCAAAATATCCAGAAAATATAAATTTAGTGGAAAGTGGATTGTTTCATAGATTTGATGCAACTAACGTTTTTAAGAACAATCTTGCTAGTGTAGTTTGTGCCTGTTCCAATGACCATGTCGATTGGTTACCAGAAAATGATCGTACAATAGAGCGAATTATCTATGAAAAAACATCATCTCTTTTAAATTCTAATATCATTGTTGCTAAGCAAAGAGATAATGAGACTATGGAATGTATAAAAAAAACTATCTCTAAAAATCAATCAAATAAATACTTTTTCAATGAAGATTTTAGCTTCTCTAATGGTGAAAATGGATTTTGGTATTATGAGGATAAATTTGGTGGATTAAAACTTCCCACACCAAATGTTTTAGGTGAGTTTCAACTAGAAAATATATCTACAGCCATAGCTACATTAAGAGTTTTAGATCTTGGTGTTACTGATGATCATATTAAAAAAGGTATCACCAAAATCAAAAGTATTGCAAGGCTACAAGAAATCAAATCGGGTAAATTGAAAGATATAGTTAGAAACAATAGACTTATTGTTGATGGGTCACATAATCAACATGGATCTGAAGTGCTTAATGAATATTTAAAAACTTTAAATTGCAAAAAGCATGTAATACTTGGGATGATGGCTAATAAAGAACACGAAAAATATATCAGTTATTTTAAAGATATCAGTTCATTTACTGTAATCGACATTCCTAATCAACCTAATGCCATTAGAGGAAAAGATTTATTAAAAAAATTTGAGAATATTCCTAATATTAAATATGAGGAAAGTATTGAAAAAGCTATAAGATCTATCCCTCTAGAAGAGGGAGATCTTATAATAATTACTGGAAGTCTATATTTAGCGGGAGAAGTTCTAAACTTGAATTAA
- a CDS encoding RmuC family DNA recombination protein (PFAM: RmuC family): MLEYIGFFGILVLIIGVVLIYQKLGNKNQSNDGTQVNLADIQERLGIIEKAQETIENLNKKLINFENLFSDKTKRGRLGEEYLENIVKDCLIEKHYDFQHTFSNGKKVDCLLKFETTNETIAIDSKFVWDNYEKYKQETDENIKKSLFKEFEKDVNNHIKAISEKYIITGETAPLALMFVASEGVFREICEISEDFIKKAREKNVIITSPNTMWAFLRTYKLLIQNREMYEQTHVIQKEVSVLAQVINTFKSKFEELEKRHGKNSETIEEIKTSVSKITKTSNKIQNLDLDEKSNLENKKVG; the protein is encoded by the coding sequence GTGTTGGAATATATAGGTTTTTTTGGAATATTGGTCCTAATCATTGGAGTTGTTTTAATTTATCAAAAATTAGGCAACAAAAATCAATCTAATGATGGCACCCAAGTTAACCTTGCAGATATTCAAGAAAGATTGGGCATTATAGAAAAAGCTCAAGAAACTATAGAAAATTTAAATAAAAAATTAATTAATTTTGAAAATCTTTTTAGTGACAAAACTAAGAGAGGAAGACTTGGAGAAGAATACTTAGAAAATATCGTTAAAGATTGTTTAATTGAAAAACATTATGATTTTCAACATACTTTCTCGAATGGAAAAAAAGTTGATTGCTTATTAAAATTTGAAACTACTAATGAAACAATAGCAATAGATTCTAAGTTTGTTTGGGATAATTATGAAAAGTATAAGCAGGAAACAGATGAAAATATTAAGAAAAGTTTATTCAAAGAATTTGAAAAAGATGTAAATAATCATATCAAAGCTATTTCAGAAAAATATATTATTACAGGTGAAACTGCACCTTTAGCTTTAATGTTTGTAGCATCGGAAGGTGTATTTAGAGAAATATGTGAAATTTCTGAAGATTTCATAAAAAAAGCAAGAGAGAAAAATGTGATTATTACCAGTCCGAACACTATGTGGGCTTTTTTAAGGACTTATAAATTATTAATTCAAAATAGAGAAATGTATGAACAAACTCATGTTATCCAAAAAGAAGTCTCTGTATTAGCACAAGTTATAAATACATTTAAATCTAAATTTGAAGAATTAGAAAAAAGACATGGAAAAAATTCTGAGACTATTGAGGAGATAAAGACCTCAGTTAGCAAGATAACTAAAACATCAAATAAAATACAAAACTTAGATCTTGATGAAAAATCAAATCTTGAAAATAAGAAAGTAGGATAA
- a CDS encoding Exonuclease (PFAM: Exonuclease): MHYVVWDCETDSAQTDWATMLEVGAVLLDSNFKQVDQFEARCRMPKDRVPSATALCINKSNVDLLTKGNYSHYQMIGLLEQTFRSWAKKYGALTFLGYSSINFDDEVIRKEFFKSLRKPYLTNTEGNVRHDALNIVRAAFAINDNILNTELNDKGNKSMKLESLSRLNGIESIDAHSALADTIMTVKVLNLIKDKQPDLWPEYFKTSNKIIIENLIKQERIFTIQESFYGKHKLFCVAPLHPKTCEHPVYKGWFQAVDLQADIELIQQLNYGDLKREMKKSPKFLRTIRSNKAPIIIDQKYSMKVAPYNKIDPNIIMKRAELMKTNEKFSTDILNILRENAEEKMETATQVDPAPEETLYSGGFDKLNKDAFLFEEFHSASWKDKLGILSKFKDERLIGFGQQLIYNEAPEVLPKELHKKIKRKIAERILSTNNEKWTTIEDFHEDWRNIYENDDKMFAFKNKDEKLKFLDGIKEYVDNLEQIYLEA, encoded by the coding sequence ATGCATTACGTAGTATGGGATTGTGAAACAGATAGTGCGCAAACTGATTGGGCAACGATGTTAGAGGTAGGTGCTGTTTTATTAGATAGCAACTTTAAACAAGTCGACCAATTTGAGGCAAGATGTAGAATGCCCAAAGATAGGGTGCCAAGCGCAACGGCTTTATGTATCAACAAATCAAATGTGGATTTACTGACAAAAGGTAATTATTCACATTATCAAATGATTGGCCTATTGGAGCAAACTTTTAGAAGCTGGGCAAAAAAGTATGGCGCTCTTACTTTCTTAGGGTACTCGAGCATAAATTTCGACGATGAGGTAATAAGAAAAGAGTTTTTTAAGTCATTGAGAAAACCTTATTTAACTAATACAGAAGGTAACGTCAGGCATGATGCCTTGAATATTGTAAGAGCAGCATTTGCAATTAATGACAATATTTTAAATACTGAGCTTAATGACAAAGGCAATAAAAGCATGAAGCTAGAAAGTTTATCAAGATTAAATGGAATAGAGTCTATAGATGCCCACTCCGCCTTGGCGGACACTATTATGACTGTGAAAGTATTAAATTTAATCAAAGATAAACAACCTGACTTATGGCCTGAGTATTTTAAAACAAGCAATAAGATAATAATTGAAAATTTAATAAAACAAGAAAGGATTTTTACAATCCAAGAGTCGTTTTACGGAAAGCATAAATTATTTTGTGTTGCACCACTTCATCCAAAGACATGCGAACATCCAGTTTATAAAGGTTGGTTTCAGGCTGTAGATTTACAGGCAGATATTGAACTTATTCAACAACTTAATTATGGAGATTTAAAAAGAGAGATGAAAAAATCTCCAAAATTTTTAAGAACCATTCGTTCTAATAAAGCGCCAATTATTATTGATCAAAAATATTCAATGAAGGTTGCACCTTATAATAAGATTGATCCAAATATTATAATGAAAAGAGCGGAATTAATGAAAACTAACGAAAAGTTTTCAACTGATATTCTGAATATTTTAAGAGAAAATGCAGAAGAAAAAATGGAGACTGCTACACAAGTGGATCCTGCACCTGAAGAAACACTATATTCAGGTGGTTTTGATAAGCTAAATAAAGATGCATTTTTGTTTGAAGAATTTCATAGTGCATCATGGAAAGATAAATTGGGAATTTTATCCAAATTTAAAGATGAAAGGTTAATTGGGTTTGGACAACAGTTAATTTATAACGAAGCACCAGAGGTACTTCCAAAAGAACTTCATAAAAAAATTAAAAGAAAAATAGCTGAGAGAATTTTAAGCACCAATAATGAGAAATGGACAACAATTGAAGATTTTCATGAAGATTGGAGAAATATTTATGAAAATGATGACAAGATGTTTGCCTTTAAAAATAAAGATGAAAAATTGAAATTTTTAGATGGCATCAAAGAGTATGTAGATAATTTAGAACAAATATACTTGGAGGCATAA
- a CDS encoding RNA polymerase alpha chain family protein,sigma-70 family protein (PFAM: Sigma-70, region 4; Bacterial RNA polymerase, alpha chain C terminal domain): protein MTKIFLKKKYSENTAHDEIKNQLLINLNDLELSVRARNSLTDQGITTLGDLVAYTEHDLRRFPKMGRTTIDELKNILDHHSLYLGMEIKLDDEKTVITQKIDEKENLIELSKEKVLELIKDFDETSLSQRSKNALRNLNCFYIGDILKVNREELFRINALGYKSILEIEEYINKLDLKFGDVLEPWDKNIILNLRKDLRDEISDNSRQELLNQDKLLEIELQRILNESMGLTKKDPQIKERVIDVLNSRFGLDGSPAKTLEIIGQKYNVTRERIRQNQQYGLRKLKILKPITPILDKIFEILDQSLPITEIELNKILKEKGLTELEWDFKGLQDFYESFSFKQDFYVSKINNIKVISKSSIDNAFREVMKNVRKRISNSGLMSLSECMKFKEVNFNNIKKESVKKFVQTMPLFSWLDDQEEWFTFYSTRNRLSNLVSKAALATDKINLTSLFEKIKNYHRLEDVNYDKKIFNIFCEICFECEVYKDEIKFLSPNSKLSNYEGYKGNIVAPNEQKMIEIFNFYGPILDWKDLRYLSSLNNVSEASLNMIMQFSVLFQRIDKATYILSGIKLDKVKETTKIDLMTANFKIEKCAYIKNQNQVYVEIYNNNSYLKTLAYPKTLVEIDNQMKGIFHEGKVFPIIS, encoded by the coding sequence GTGACCAAAATATTTTTAAAAAAAAAGTATTCTGAAAACACTGCTCATGATGAGATAAAAAATCAATTATTAATTAATTTAAATGATCTTGAATTATCTGTACGTGCTAGAAATTCATTAACAGACCAAGGCATTACAACATTAGGAGATCTAGTAGCATATACAGAACATGATTTAAGAAGATTTCCGAAAATGGGAAGAACTACAATAGATGAGTTAAAAAATATTTTAGATCATCATTCTTTATATTTAGGAATGGAAATAAAACTAGATGATGAAAAAACTGTTATTACACAAAAGATTGATGAAAAAGAAAATCTAATTGAACTTTCTAAAGAAAAAGTTTTAGAATTGATTAAAGACTTTGATGAAACGTCGTTATCTCAAAGATCAAAAAATGCTCTTCGAAATCTAAACTGTTTTTATATTGGAGACATTCTTAAAGTTAATAGAGAAGAATTATTTAGAATAAATGCTTTAGGCTATAAATCTATTTTAGAAATAGAGGAATATATTAACAAATTGGATTTAAAGTTTGGAGATGTTCTAGAACCTTGGGATAAAAATATTATATTGAATTTAAGAAAAGATCTAAGAGATGAGATATCTGACAATTCTAGGCAAGAATTACTAAACCAAGATAAATTGTTAGAAATTGAGCTGCAGAGAATATTAAATGAATCTATGGGTCTTACAAAAAAAGATCCACAGATTAAAGAGAGAGTGATCGATGTATTAAATAGTAGATTTGGATTAGACGGTTCACCTGCAAAAACCCTTGAAATCATTGGCCAAAAATACAATGTCACTAGAGAAAGAATCCGGCAAAACCAACAATATGGCTTAAGGAAACTTAAAATATTAAAACCAATTACCCCAATATTAGACAAAATTTTTGAAATTTTAGATCAATCGTTACCAATTACTGAAATTGAATTGAATAAAATATTAAAGGAAAAAGGTCTCACTGAACTAGAGTGGGATTTTAAAGGTCTTCAAGATTTTTATGAAAGTTTTAGTTTTAAGCAAGATTTTTATGTTTCAAAAATTAATAATATTAAAGTTATTTCAAAATCTTCAATTGATAATGCGTTTAGAGAAGTGATGAAAAATGTAAGAAAAAGAATATCAAATTCAGGATTGATGTCATTGTCAGAATGTATGAAATTTAAAGAAGTAAATTTTAATAATATTAAAAAAGAATCTGTAAAAAAGTTTGTTCAAACTATGCCATTATTCTCTTGGTTAGATGATCAAGAAGAATGGTTTACTTTTTATTCTACGAGAAATCGTTTATCTAATTTAGTTTCTAAAGCAGCATTAGCAACTGATAAAATAAATCTTACCAGTTTATTTGAAAAAATTAAAAATTATCATCGATTAGAAGATGTTAATTATGATAAAAAAATTTTTAATATATTTTGTGAAATTTGTTTTGAATGTGAAGTTTATAAAGATGAAATAAAATTTTTATCCCCAAATTCTAAATTATCAAATTATGAGGGATATAAAGGTAATATTGTAGCTCCAAATGAACAAAAAATGATTGAAATATTTAATTTTTATGGACCAATTTTAGATTGGAAAGATTTAAGATATCTATCAAGCTTAAATAATGTTTCTGAAGCTTCGCTTAATATGATTATGCAGTTTTCTGTTTTATTCCAAAGAATAGATAAAGCTACATACATTTTAAGTGGGATAAAATTAGATAAAGTTAAGGAGACAACTAAAATTGATTTAATGACGGCTAATTTTAAAATAGAAAAATGTGCTTATATCAAAAATCAAAATCAAGTTTATGTTGAAATTTATAATAACAACTCTTATCTCAAAACTTTAGCTTATCCAAAAACTTTAGTAGAAATAGACAATCAAATGAAAGGGATTTTTCATGAAGGAAAAGTGTTTCCAATTATCAGTTAG
- a CDS encoding hypothetical protein (PFAM: Uncharacterized protein conserved in bacteria (DUF2130)): MKQQIKCPHCNKVFPIEESIKHEAEEFRKKLQKEEEQKSKERQKLIEDKFNQRLAKEQQAHEKLIEKVKSEAEKKQKAEVEKQSAAEVEKIKKQANEYYKKQKQELEAKAKQDQEKERLKKEAELAEIKRAHQIDIDRMRKKAEEAARAASQSPVERKGEVREELLEEYLSNEFPKDKFKEVKKGQRGADVIQTVMVNGEAMGNILHESKDVLNFDEKWVAKLLDDMTKVDATVGFIFTKVMPKKSKGFVEEREGGRVIICSEYPILKQLVSTTRKLIQSERKANDKSEDQISTKLKDLLKYLNSNEFRIQTRKILNGIKSDSDQIDKDQRSFENQIKNRKKNLDESKKNINGIITSLVSSAGLSEEILDINDDDFLIEE; this comes from the coding sequence ATGAAACAACAAATAAAATGTCCACATTGTAATAAGGTCTTTCCGATAGAAGAAAGCATTAAGCACGAGGCTGAAGAATTTAGAAAAAAATTACAAAAAGAAGAAGAACAGAAATCCAAAGAAAGACAAAAATTAATAGAAGATAAATTTAATCAAAGACTTGCAAAAGAACAACAGGCCCATGAAAAACTAATAGAAAAAGTAAAATCAGAAGCTGAAAAAAAACAAAAAGCTGAAGTTGAAAAACAATCAGCTGCAGAAGTTGAAAAAATTAAAAAACAAGCAAATGAATATTATAAAAAGCAAAAACAAGAGTTAGAGGCTAAAGCAAAACAAGATCAAGAAAAAGAAAGATTAAAAAAGGAAGCTGAACTAGCTGAAATAAAAAGAGCTCATCAAATCGATATTGATCGTATGAGAAAAAAAGCAGAAGAAGCAGCTAGAGCTGCTAGTCAATCACCTGTTGAAAGAAAAGGTGAAGTAAGAGAAGAATTACTAGAAGAATATTTGAGCAATGAATTTCCAAAAGATAAATTTAAAGAAGTTAAAAAAGGCCAAAGAGGTGCAGATGTTATTCAGACAGTAATGGTTAATGGTGAAGCAATGGGAAATATTCTTCACGAGTCTAAAGATGTGTTAAATTTTGATGAAAAATGGGTAGCTAAATTATTAGATGATATGACAAAAGTGGATGCAACAGTTGGCTTTATTTTTACAAAAGTAATGCCAAAAAAATCAAAAGGATTTGTTGAAGAAAGAGAGGGTGGTAGAGTTATCATTTGTTCTGAGTATCCTATCTTAAAACAATTAGTTTCTACTACTCGAAAACTTATACAGTCAGAAAGAAAAGCAAATGATAAATCTGAAGACCAAATTTCAACAAAATTAAAAGATTTGCTTAAGTATTTAAATAGTAATGAATTTAGAATTCAAACTAGAAAAATATTAAATGGAATAAAATCAGATAGCGATCAAATAGATAAAGATCAAAGATCTTTTGAAAATCAAATAAAGAATAGAAAGAAAAATTTAGATGAAAGTAAAAAAAATATTAATGGAATAATAACTTCATTAGTTTCAAGTGCTGGTCTTTCTGAAGAAATACTGGATATTAATGATGATGATTTTTTGATTGAGGAATAA
- a CDS encoding helicase/type III restriction enzyme, res subunit (PFAM: Helicase conserved C-terminal domain; Type III restriction enzyme, res subunit), with product MSESELNEFIKSLKISYHSGHGDKLYKDFYSPLLLHTKLYIRETGDFTTNVIFDWGEGLANALEKKPGECLIKLIANPKLQENDRNVLLEVLENKNNKDYLNKLTNFVNNVTEKTIERSFEEAKADVHKEIKLKIFSYLIANNILILKFGEPNHVPNANVFHPKSGVFYFSNDTKVGFIGGSNETHGGYVTNIEYIHVYNNLNGENYHIKDIEEKFKIAWEGKAEGFKTISLKKEFLKKIETYAPSLKKLKEDIRKYNQEHKKTLGENISDENKRKLNDLANKLKTSESDLDTKKVNYLDITEKKWEFQKQAREKFIEKKSGILEMATGTGKTRTALSIITQLLKDKKINKIIIQIEKNDLQDQWEENIKEWLKSETYTEVNFLKYTSSTNQLSEFLLNFNDDATDLLLVSKFNLPSLLNKIQKYNLKKTFILHDEVHGLFTDKIKNEIIGKQIDIGYKLGLTATIEDKFNKSRTDTLFDEIGEIIFEYPLEKAIEDGVLVEFDLIPLNYKLLEEDKKKISDIWAIFNSTINEGGNPLKAEKDRNIAIAGVKKNCLDKVRVFENNFNLLEKHLNRSFIFADETKYVKKILNTLIHKKINVKTHIGNDSYENIENFSKGKIDCLLNCEKLSEGIDVKNVNTIVLFATPQGIQLIQRLGRVLRTDKKYPDKKACVVDFFLERDMENGEGSDYNRYKILHNLSKIKKVN from the coding sequence ATGTCTGAATCAGAATTGAATGAATTTATTAAGTCTTTAAAGATAAGTTATCATTCTGGACACGGTGATAAACTTTATAAAGATTTTTATTCTCCATTACTACTACATACTAAACTTTACATCAGAGAAACTGGTGATTTTACAACAAATGTAATATTTGATTGGGGAGAAGGTTTGGCTAATGCTCTGGAAAAAAAACCTGGTGAGTGTTTAATTAAACTAATTGCCAATCCTAAATTACAAGAAAATGATAGGAATGTTTTATTAGAAGTTTTAGAAAATAAAAACAATAAAGATTATCTTAATAAATTAACAAATTTTGTTAATAACGTCACTGAGAAAACAATTGAAAGATCTTTTGAAGAAGCAAAAGCAGATGTTCATAAAGAAATTAAACTAAAAATTTTTTCTTATTTAATTGCTAATAATATTTTAATTTTGAAATTTGGAGAGCCTAATCATGTGCCCAATGCTAATGTTTTTCATCCTAAATCAGGAGTCTTTTATTTTAGTAATGACACAAAAGTAGGTTTCATAGGTGGGTCTAATGAAACTCATGGTGGATACGTAACCAATATTGAATACATTCATGTTTACAATAATTTAAATGGAGAGAATTATCATATTAAAGATATTGAGGAAAAATTTAAAATTGCCTGGGAAGGTAAAGCTGAAGGGTTTAAAACTATTAGTTTAAAGAAAGAATTTCTAAAAAAAATTGAAACATATGCTCCATCTTTAAAAAAACTTAAAGAAGATATTAGAAAATATAATCAAGAACACAAAAAAACACTAGGTGAAAATATTTCAGACGAAAATAAAAGAAAACTGAATGATTTGGCTAACAAATTAAAAACAAGCGAATCTGATCTCGATACAAAAAAAGTAAATTATCTAGATATTACTGAAAAAAAATGGGAGTTCCAAAAACAAGCAAGAGAAAAATTTATTGAAAAAAAATCAGGAATTTTGGAAATGGCAACTGGTACGGGTAAAACAAGAACAGCACTTTCAATTATAACTCAATTATTGAAAGATAAAAAAATAAATAAAATTATAATTCAAATAGAAAAAAATGATCTTCAAGATCAGTGGGAGGAGAATATTAAAGAATGGTTAAAATCTGAAACATATACTGAAGTAAACTTTTTAAAATATACTTCAAGTACTAATCAATTAAGTGAGTTTCTATTAAACTTTAATGATGATGCAACTGATTTATTATTAGTAAGCAAATTTAATTTACCCAGTCTACTTAACAAAATACAGAAATATAACTTAAAAAAAACTTTTATACTTCATGATGAAGTTCATGGTTTATTTACAGATAAAATCAAAAATGAAATCATCGGTAAACAAATTGATATAGGGTACAAATTAGGATTAACAGCAACGATTGAGGACAAGTTTAATAAATCACGGACGGATACACTTTTTGATGAAATTGGTGAGATAATTTTTGAATATCCCCTCGAAAAGGCAATTGAAGATGGTGTCCTAGTTGAGTTTGATCTAATTCCATTAAACTATAAACTTTTAGAGGAAGATAAAAAAAAGATATCCGATATCTGGGCTATATTTAATTCTACAATTAATGAAGGTGGAAATCCTTTAAAAGCAGAAAAGGATAGAAATATCGCCATAGCAGGTGTAAAAAAAAATTGCTTAGACAAAGTTCGTGTTTTTGAAAATAATTTCAACTTATTAGAGAAACATCTTAATAGAAGTTTTATTTTTGCAGATGAAACAAAATACGTAAAAAAAATTCTTAATACATTAATTCATAAGAAAATTAATGTTAAAACACATATCGGAAATGACTCATATGAAAATATAGAAAACTTTTCAAAAGGAAAAATTGATTGTTTATTGAATTGTGAAAAATTATCAGAAGGAATTGATGTTAAAAATGTAAATACAATTGTTTTGTTTGCTACACCACAAGGTATACAATTAATACAAAGGTTGGGAAGAGTATTAAGAACTGATAAAAAATATCCAGATAAAAAAGCTTGTGTTGTGGATTTTTTTTTAGAACGAGATATGGAAAATGGAGAGGGATCTGATTATAATAGATATAAAATACTGCATAACCTCTCAAAAATAAAAAAAGTGAATTAA
- a CDS encoding Thioredoxin (PFAM: Thioredoxin~TIGRFAM: thioredoxin), with protein MALIDFKDEDFENKLKNEEVSVIQFSAAWCGPCKALKPVMDKLSEEYKEKANFYYGDIEDGAINTGSAAGIRGVPTVIVYKKGVEVNRKVGGIPEGAMKEFLDENI; from the coding sequence ATGGCACTCATAGACTTTAAAGATGAAGATTTTGAAAATAAATTAAAGAACGAGGAAGTTTCTGTAATACAATTTTCCGCAGCGTGGTGCGGGCCATGTAAGGCTCTTAAACCTGTAATGGATAAATTATCTGAAGAATATAAAGAGAAAGCAAACTTTTATTATGGAGACATAGAGGATGGAGCTATTAACACAGGTTCAGCAGCTGGTATTCGAGGCGTTCCCACTGTGATTGTTTACAAGAAAGGTGTAGAAGTTAACCGTAAGGTAGGTGGGATCCCAGAGGGAGCAATGAAAGAATTTTTAGACGAGAATATTTAA
- a CDS encoding DNA sulfur modification protein DndE (PFAM: Domain of unknown function (DUF1832)~TIGRFAM: DNA sulfur modification protein DndE) produces the protein MEVKLDTVRTTAGVKNTLSRLKQLTGIETWNVLCRWAFCLSIKQENLPREIEETLDGVEIDYEVFVGKNRDIYTQLLINNLIKFKVEVNKRNLSKYLYAHINRGVNIMYTNKLKNINPLFDFMKS, from the coding sequence ATGGAAGTTAAATTAGATACAGTCAGAACAACTGCTGGAGTTAAAAATACTTTAAGTAGACTTAAACAACTAACAGGTATTGAAACATGGAACGTGTTATGCCGTTGGGCTTTTTGCTTATCTATTAAACAAGAAAACTTACCAAGAGAAATTGAAGAGACATTAGATGGAGTAGAAATAGACTATGAAGTTTTTGTAGGAAAAAACAGAGACATTTATACTCAATTATTAATCAATAATTTAATCAAATTCAAAGTAGAGGTAAATAAACGAAATCTTAGTAAATATTTATATGCTCATATCAATAGAGGAGTAAATATTATGTACACAAACAAATTAAAGAATATTAATCCTCTTTTTGATTTTATGAAATCCTAG